In the Clostridium beijerinckii genome, one interval contains:
- a CDS encoding phosphopentomutase — MKKYNRIFTIVIDSLGIGEMSDSKEYGDVGVDTLGHISESVDEFKIPNLQKLGLANLHPIKHVEAVEKPLAHFMKMREASVGKDTMTGHWEMMGLKIETPFQTFTDTGFPQELLDELEKRTGHKIVGNKSASGTEILDELGEHQIKTGDMIVYTSADSVLQICGHEETFGLDELYRCCEIARELTLKDEWKVGRVIARPYLGMKKGEFKRTSNRHDYALKPYGATALNALKDNGFASISVGKINDIFDGEGITESNKSKSSVHGMEQTLEIMDKEFKGSCFVNLVDFDALWGHRRNPVGYAEELEKFDVNLGKVLDKLKEDDLLIITADHGNDPTYKGSDHTREHVPFLAYSPSMTESGLMETSDSFAAIGATIAENFGVKMPENTIGESVLSKLV; from the coding sequence ATGAAGAAATATAATAGAATTTTCACAATAGTAATAGATTCACTTGGAATTGGAGAAATGAGTGATTCAAAAGAGTATGGTGATGTTGGTGTAGATACACTTGGGCATATATCAGAGTCGGTAGATGAATTTAAGATTCCAAACTTACAAAAGTTAGGGCTAGCTAATTTACATCCAATCAAACATGTTGAAGCAGTTGAAAAACCTTTAGCTCATTTTATGAAGATGAGAGAAGCAAGTGTTGGAAAAGATACAATGACTGGCCACTGGGAAATGATGGGGCTAAAAATAGAAACACCATTCCAAACATTTACTGATACAGGTTTTCCACAAGAGCTATTAGATGAACTTGAAAAAAGAACAGGTCATAAAATAGTTGGAAATAAAAGTGCTAGTGGAACAGAAATATTAGATGAACTTGGTGAACATCAAATAAAAACAGGAGATATGATCGTTTATACTTCAGCTGATTCTGTTTTACAAATATGTGGTCATGAAGAAACTTTTGGGTTAGATGAACTTTATCGTTGCTGTGAAATTGCAAGAGAATTAACTCTTAAAGATGAATGGAAAGTTGGAAGAGTTATTGCAAGACCATATTTAGGAATGAAAAAAGGTGAATTCAAACGTACAAGTAATAGACATGATTATGCTTTAAAACCATATGGAGCTACTGCATTGAATGCATTAAAAGATAATGGATTTGCTTCAATATCAGTTGGAAAAATAAACGATATATTTGATGGTGAAGGTATAACAGAATCAAATAAATCAAAAAGTTCTGTTCATGGAATGGAACAAACTTTAGAAATAATGGATAAAGAATTTAAAGGATCGTGCTTTGTTAACTTAGTAGACTTTGATGCTTTATGGGGACACAGAAGAAATCCAGTTGGTTATGCTGAAGAATTAGAAAAGTTTGATGTTAATTTAGGAAAAGTATTAGATAAATTAAAAGAAGATGATTTATTAATCATTACAGCAGACCATGGTAATGATCCAACTTATAAAGGATCAGATCATACACGTGAACATGTTCCTTTCTTAGCTTATTCTCCATCTATGACTGAAAGTGGTTTAATGGAAACAAGCGATAGTTTTGCAGCAATTGGTGCTACAATAGCAGAAAACTTTGGAGTAAAGATGCCTGAGAATACAATTGGTGAATCAGTACTAAGCAAGTTAGTATAG
- the cdd gene encoding cytidine deaminase: MKEYEDILERAFRAMENAYSPYSKYKVGSCVVTKDNKYFIGANIENASYGLTNCAERNAIFQAYSNGYRKEDVKAIAIVSDGNTLATPCGACRQVLVELLEKHTPIVLSNKKTEKITDIEELLPMSFTEEDLK; encoded by the coding sequence ATGAAAGAGTATGAAGATATTTTAGAAAGAGCTTTTAGAGCTATGGAAAATGCATATTCTCCTTATTCAAAGTATAAGGTTGGTTCTTGTGTTGTTACTAAAGATAATAAATACTTTATAGGAGCAAACATTGAAAATGCATCTTATGGTTTAACAAATTGTGCAGAGAGAAATGCAATCTTTCAAGCATATTCAAATGGATATCGTAAAGAGGATGTAAAAGCAATTGCCATTGTAAGTGATGGAAATACGCTAGCAACTCCTTGTGGTGCATGCAGGCAAGTTTTAGTTGAATTATTAGAAAAACATACTCCAATAGTTTTATCTAATAAAAAGACTGAAAAAATTACTGATATCGAAGAATTATTACCAATGTCCTTTACAGAGGAAGATCTAAAATAA
- the udp gene encoding uridine phosphorylase: MNYSQGSGKQYHIDVREGDVGKYVILPGDPKRCKKIAAYFDDPKLIADNREYVTYTGFLDGVKVSVTSTGIGGPSAAIALEELVNCGADTFVRVGTCGGMDINVKGGDVVIATGAIRAEGTSKEYAPIEFPAIANFDVASLLVQASKDLNKNYHVGVVQCKDSFYGQHSPETKPVSYDLLNKWDAWMKCGCLASEMESAALFVVGSYLKVRVGSVFLVVANQEREKAGLENLQVHDTETAIEVAIEGIRKLIKADKERETK, translated from the coding sequence ATGAATTATTCACAAGGTTCTGGGAAACAATATCATATAGATGTGAGAGAAGGAGATGTAGGTAAATACGTAATATTACCAGGGGATCCAAAGAGATGTAAAAAGATTGCTGCATACTTTGATGATCCGAAATTAATTGCTGATAATAGAGAGTATGTTACTTACACTGGATTTTTAGATGGTGTAAAAGTAAGTGTTACTTCAACAGGAATTGGTGGACCATCAGCTGCTATAGCATTAGAAGAACTAGTAAATTGCGGAGCAGATACTTTCGTAAGAGTTGGTACATGTGGCGGAATGGATATAAATGTTAAAGGTGGAGATGTAGTTATTGCTACTGGTGCAATTAGAGCAGAAGGTACTAGTAAAGAATATGCGCCAATTGAATTTCCAGCTATTGCAAACTTCGATGTTGCAAGTCTACTTGTGCAAGCATCTAAAGATTTAAATAAAAATTATCATGTTGGAGTAGTTCAATGTAAAGATTCATTTTATGGTCAACATTCTCCAGAAACTAAACCAGTAAGTTATGACCTTTTAAATAAGTGGGATGCATGGATGAAATGCGGATGTCTTGCTTCTGAAATGGAATCAGCAGCTTTATTTGTAGTAGGAAGCTATTTAAAAGTAAGAGTAGGTTCAGTGTTTTTAGTTGTTGCAAATCAAGAACGTGAAAAGGCAGGACTTGAAAATCTACAAGTACATGATACAGAAACAGCTATAGAAGTTGCAATTGAAGGAATTAGAAAATTAATAAAAGCTGACAAAGAGAGAGAAACTAAATAA
- a CDS encoding GntR family transcriptional regulator — MNDEFDIVEKPKELRYVSVYNQLFKMINEGTFPEGSRLPSEPELSKLIGVSRTTLRQALALLQDDGLVNNIRGKGNFIVKSKPKKDLGLETMGHPVYKCINDVIDEVKIQLRIEPSTDYFNQILVKKTAAVVLIDRWYKSEGQAIAYTFTLLPIETISKFNLDLNNEDMILEFLERDIYEISSDILVEIKYSTSGNFAAKTYPISPENQFHLIQETLYKDSEFPIASNKHYLPIKTSSIKFHPKKQ; from the coding sequence ATGAATGATGAATTTGATATAGTTGAAAAGCCAAAAGAATTAAGATATGTAAGTGTATATAATCAACTTTTTAAAATGATAAATGAAGGTACTTTTCCAGAAGGAAGTAGATTACCCTCTGAACCTGAACTATCTAAATTAATTGGTGTTAGTAGAACTACGCTAAGACAGGCACTTGCACTACTACAAGATGATGGATTAGTAAATAATATAAGAGGTAAGGGAAATTTTATAGTAAAATCTAAGCCTAAAAAAGATCTTGGTTTAGAAACAATGGGACACCCCGTATACAAGTGCATAAATGATGTCATTGATGAAGTTAAAATTCAATTAAGAATAGAGCCATCTACTGACTATTTTAATCAAATTCTTGTAAAGAAAACTGCTGCTGTAGTATTAATAGATAGATGGTATAAATCTGAAGGTCAAGCTATAGCTTATACGTTTACTTTATTGCCAATTGAAACTATTTCAAAATTTAATCTTGATTTAAACAATGAGGATATGATTTTAGAATTTCTAGAAAGAGATATTTACGAAATATCTAGTGATATATTAGTTGAAATAAAGTACTCAACTTCTGGAAACTTTGCTGCTAAAACGTATCCAATTTCGCCAGAAAATCAATTTCATCTTATACAGGAAACTCTTTATAAAGATTCTGAATTTCCTATTGCTTCTAATAAGCATTATTTACCGATAAAAACAAGTTCAATTAAGTTTCATCCTAAAAAACAATAG
- a CDS encoding YeiH family protein, producing the protein MSLNIIRDKKLSRGMDKVLEVLPGVIICTIIAFIAKYLSNYVPSIGAASLAIFIGMAAGNTFCNRKIYQKGSKFAESELLSYSIVLLGGTLGIQTILKLGFSGISFIVFQMSITIALVILIGKKLKFSENFSFLMASGNAVCGSSAIAATAPVIGAGDSEKGIAITIVNVTGTVLMLVLPFIAKVIFSLETIKTSALIGGILQSVGQVVGSASLVNEQVKDLSTIFKIVRIIFLVVVVLILGKMKNKSGRVESGKLNSKIKIPWYVLAFFLMCLAFTAGVFPMNISNIFKLISSNFEVIALAGIGMRVNFRQLIRIGKKAALYALAIALIQIVSAISLITVFL; encoded by the coding sequence ATGAGTTTAAATATAATTAGAGATAAGAAATTATCAAGAGGAATGGATAAGGTTTTAGAAGTTTTACCAGGAGTTATAATATGTACAATAATCGCATTTATCGCAAAGTATTTAAGTAATTATGTACCTAGCATAGGGGCGGCATCTTTAGCAATCTTCATTGGGATGGCAGCAGGAAATACATTTTGCAATAGAAAAATATATCAAAAGGGATCAAAATTCGCAGAAAGTGAACTATTGTCATATTCTATAGTTCTGTTAGGCGGAACATTGGGAATTCAAACTATATTAAAATTAGGTTTTTCAGGAATATCATTTATAGTATTTCAAATGAGTATTACTATAGCACTTGTAATTTTAATTGGGAAAAAGCTTAAATTTTCAGAGAACTTTAGTTTTTTAATGGCAAGTGGAAATGCAGTTTGTGGATCTTCAGCTATAGCAGCTACTGCACCAGTAATAGGAGCAGGGGATAGTGAAAAAGGCATAGCAATAACTATAGTAAATGTTACAGGAACAGTATTGATGCTTGTTCTTCCATTTATAGCTAAAGTGATATTTTCATTAGAGACAATAAAAACCTCCGCTTTAATAGGAGGAATACTTCAATCTGTAGGACAAGTTGTTGGTAGTGCAAGTCTAGTAAATGAACAAGTTAAGGATTTATCTACAATATTTAAAATAGTAAGAATAATATTTTTAGTTGTTGTTGTATTAATATTAGGAAAAATGAAAAATAAATCTGGTAGAGTAGAAAGCGGAAAATTAAATTCAAAAATAAAAATACCTTGGTATGTATTGGCCTTTTTCCTTATGTGCTTAGCATTTACTGCTGGAGTTTTTCCAATGAATATTTCTAATATATTTAAATTAATAAGTAGCAACTTTGAAGTAATTGCTCTTGCTGGAATAGGGATGAGAGTGAATTTTAGACAACTTATAAGAATAGGAAAGAAAGCTGCACTTTATGCCTTAGCAATTGCCTTAATCCAAATAGTTTCAGCAATTTCACTTATCACAGTATTTTTGTAA
- a CDS encoding LysR substrate-binding domain-containing protein yields the protein MLDELKTFIAVVEYKNFTKAAESINLSQPSVSLHIKHLEEYFNTTLIQRSIKQKNINITQSGYLLYERSKQMIKLLNDTKNDLLGYGDVVKGQLHIGASFTIGEYLLPAFLGKFAKAYPELELEVTIENTHNICEKVKNLQVDIALVEGTVPPSHFTIEKFYTDKMEVAVPYNHYLVNNYFSAEDLQNQTWISREIGSGTRQYLNLFLSNNNINAKNIIVFGSNYSVKEAVKNNLGITFISSLVIENSLKNNEISTLKTKQTYTRPFSYVMQKGIIPSKGTLVFIDMLKNYVENL from the coding sequence ATGCTTGATGAATTAAAAACTTTTATAGCAGTTGTTGAATATAAAAACTTCACTAAAGCTGCTGAATCTATTAATCTATCCCAACCTAGTGTAAGTTTACATATTAAGCATCTCGAGGAGTATTTTAATACAACTTTAATTCAACGTTCTATAAAACAGAAAAATATAAACATAACTCAATCTGGGTATTTACTCTATGAGCGTTCAAAACAAATGATTAAGCTACTAAATGATACTAAAAATGATCTGTTAGGTTATGGGGATGTTGTAAAAGGTCAGCTGCATATAGGGGCCAGTTTTACTATAGGAGAATACTTACTACCAGCCTTTTTAGGAAAATTTGCAAAGGCCTATCCTGAATTAGAATTAGAAGTGACAATTGAAAACACACATAACATATGTGAAAAAGTCAAGAATCTTCAAGTTGACATTGCTCTAGTTGAAGGTACTGTTCCTCCTTCCCACTTTACGATCGAAAAATTTTATACTGACAAGATGGAAGTTGCTGTTCCGTACAATCACTACTTAGTTAATAACTATTTTTCAGCCGAGGATCTGCAAAATCAGACTTGGATTAGTAGGGAGATAGGATCTGGTACTCGTCAATATTTGAATCTTTTCTTATCAAATAATAATATTAACGCTAAAAATATCATTGTTTTTGGAAGTAATTATTCTGTAAAAGAAGCTGTTAAAAACAATTTAGGAATAACTTTTATTTCTTCACTTGTAATTGAGAATTCCTTAAAAAATAATGAAATTTCCACCTTAAAAACCAAACAAACTTACACTCGTCCATTTTCATATGTAATGCAAAAAGGTATAATCCCCTCAAAAGGAACGCTAGTGTTTATAGATATGCTAAAGAACTATGTAGAAAATCTATAA
- a CDS encoding aldo/keto reductase has protein sequence MVNVTLGRTGIVVNRNGFGALPVQRVSNEEAVKLLRKAYDNGINFFDSARSYTDSEYKIGLALSDVRDKIIIATKTPSTTVEGFWSDLEKSLAMLKTDYIDIYQFHNPSFCPKPNDGTGLYEAMLEAKKQGKIRFIGITNHRLPVAIEAVESGLYDTLQFPFSYLADKKDEDLVNLCKEKNVGYICMKALSGGLITRSDAAYAYLSQFDNTLPIWGVQRENELDEFISYIDNPPTMTEEIKEFIENERKELVGEFCRGCGYCMPCPAGIEINNCARMSLLLRRSPTEGLLSGEGQAKMKKIEDCIECGNCKAHCPYGLDTPNLLKRNYEDYKTFLKNIG, from the coding sequence ATGGTAAATGTTACGCTAGGAAGAACTGGGATAGTAGTAAATAGAAATGGATTTGGTGCTCTCCCTGTTCAGCGTGTCTCTAACGAAGAAGCAGTAAAATTGTTGAGGAAAGCTTACGATAATGGTATTAATTTTTTTGACTCAGCAAGAAGTTACACTGACAGCGAGTATAAAATTGGTCTTGCTTTAAGTGATGTTAGGGATAAAATAATTATTGCAACGAAAACACCATCAACTACTGTTGAAGGTTTTTGGAGTGATTTAGAAAAGAGTCTTGCTATGCTCAAAACAGATTATATAGATATTTATCAGTTCCATAACCCAAGTTTCTGTCCTAAACCTAATGATGGGACAGGTCTATATGAGGCTATGCTAGAAGCAAAAAAACAAGGAAAGATTCGTTTCATAGGAATTACAAATCATAGATTACCAGTGGCCATAGAAGCTGTTGAATCAGGTCTTTATGATACATTACAGTTCCCATTTAGCTATCTTGCTGATAAAAAGGATGAGGATCTAGTAAATTTATGTAAAGAGAAAAATGTTGGCTATATCTGCATGAAGGCATTATCAGGTGGGCTTATAACAAGAAGTGATGCAGCTTACGCATACCTTTCTCAATTTGATAATACTTTACCTATCTGGGGAGTTCAAAGAGAAAATGAATTAGATGAATTTATCTCATATATAGACAATCCCCCTACAATGACAGAGGAGATTAAAGAATTTATTGAAAATGAGAGAAAAGAGCTTGTAGGTGAGTTTTGTCGTGGCTGTGGATATTGCATGCCATGTCCAGCAGGCATAGAAATTAATAATTGTGCAAGAATGTCCTTACTTCTTCGTAGATCTCCAACTGAGGGGCTTCTTTCAGGGGAAGGCCAAGCTAAGATGAAAAAGATTGAAGATTGTATAGAGTGTGGTAACTGTAAGGCTCATTGTCCTTATGGCCTTGATACTCCAAATCTTTTGAAAAGAAACTATGAAGATTATAAAACATTTCTAAAGAATATAGGTTAA